CTGTTCTTTCAGAACATGTCACAGGCAGTTTGAATGTATCTTCTGACACATAATGCTTCCAGACTTCCATAATTAATCCTGAAAGAGAGCTGAAGGGTTCTATCTCCACTCGTAATGGATTACTAAAACGAGAGGTAGCATGTTATATGGACAATCATAAAAACCAAGACAAGAAAGTTATAACCTATATTTTCTAAACCCATCTGCGTCACCAGATCATGAGGTACAAGCATTTTGAAGGCATGGTGGAAATTAGCACTTCAGAGCTGCAAGCATGAAATGCCACTTTCTATCATCATCTGTTTCTTTCAAGTGAGATCAAAACTTCCATCTCACTTaacattttagagagaaaagaatccaaaacaCTTTTTGGCCCATGCCCttttgtgtcttcccctctcctgacATTCTCTCATTACTCCAGAATTCTtatttttcccaaaaaagaaTAGGCTGAATCTTTACCCCTTTGAAATGTCTCACTGGACctcttaaaaatcactttttaactGTTAAGtgaattttcacttattttgaaatttctcagTCCCTAAGGGAGCGTCATATTCTTTAAGTTACTTTAGTTACAATTCTGTATCTTACCTTGGCCTGGAGTTGGAATTACAAACAGCTTAAagccattttcagtttttttaaagagtggTGTATGAAGTATGTTTAGCCTTTTGAAAGAAATATGCTTTTCAGAGAAATGccctaaaattttcatatttctataGACTTACACAATTTCCGAGGAgctttctaataaaatttaaattaacaagGGGttcaaagattttcattttaatggtcTCACCTAGACACTGCCATTTCAGTTTCCACAGAAACTTGTGAATCCTAACAACCTTGTTTATCTGTTTGAAGCGGATTTTTATACGCTAGGTTCTACTAAACAGGATACAATAAAAGgaccatttacttttttaaaggtttggaCCAGAATACTGTTAGATCACTTCAGTCTTCACTTAAGTGGTAACTTTAAGTAGGATTTCTCGTCCTTGGCATTACTGACATTTGGGGCAGCGTCACTGTTTGTCGTGGGAGCTGTCCTGTGCAGagtaagatgtttagcagcacccCTGGTCTCCACCCACGAGATGCGAGATGCGAATAGCAGCCCTgccacaccctccccacccccaattacTTCTcacagccaaaacaaacaaacaaacaaaaaaaaccaccaactCTCCAGACACAGCCAAATCCCTAGGTGGGGGATGCGGGTGGAGAGAAGCAAAATGACCCCAGCTGACAATTGCTGTTCTAAGGCGTGCTGTTCTGTGCACCGCCGGTAAAGCCTCGATCTTTATTTTTGCAAAGGAAGCACagaatgtaaaattaaaacaaatgtggAACCAAAACGTCCTGGCAGAGAaaccatatttcaaaatataatcaaattgAGATGGTAATTATAAACCAGCCAGTTTCTGTGCAGCAAGGTCTGATCTCAGCTGAACCTCAGCTAATTTCAAAGTCATTTCTCTATAAAGAGCACCACTCACTTTTAGGTTCGTCCCCAAcgtttgtgtcttttctctctgaaatTCTTTTCTGTAGGGATGgatgttttcctttctgtctgaTAAAGCAGCCACAACACCACTACTCTTTTCTTTGCTTGCTTCGCAACTCTGCACCAAGTTGTTTTCAACCTCAACtaaggcagaagaaagagaaccAAGGATAACCAATTCCTTCTCCAAAGATGATGCCAAATGATCAATTAGGAAATCCTCACTTCCTGATTTTAGTTTTTTCAAGAAACAATTTATAGGGAGAGCTCCGATGAGATTATGAAGGCACTGGAACAAAACTGTTTgattcctgaaataaaaaaacaaacacaatattACAAAACTCGGGACAGCACAAAGCAGTCGTGTACAACTTACTGTAGTAATCACTTAAtattcatctactgatgaataGAACCAATACTGCCTGCATGTGATCTTTTGATATAATTCAGATTGTAGCAATCAAATATACATATCCTATACCAATCCGTTAATGTTAATCAATTGCTTcctgatgacatttttttctctgagtaATAACATcagtattctatttttaaaatttcattgtcGGGGAAAGATAAGTAGAAATCTTAAAATAACTATTAGGTCCTAAccgactaaaaaaaaaaaaaaagccaaaaacaaacatgaagttAAAAGCTTCAGTTTCTAAATGAGGCCACCTGTGTCCATTCATGCTATCCCAGACAATGACCTGAACGTGTCCCACAGTGACACAGATATCTACTCTGGAGATGACTCTTGGACCACACACATATGCACTAACTTCTCTGGACATATTCCAATTTGATGGGCATTACCTGGAATAGACTATCAAAATCCCTTCAAATGGTGTTCTTTGTTTCCAGTTAAAGAGTGTGCCATAGAAACTTCCTGGCCTTTTGCAAAAGCAAATTTCTGGAAATTCTTGGATTACTTCACATTTCATGTGATCTAGTAGCCACGTCTTCATTGAAGTCAGAGAATAGCTGGGCGATGTGATTTGAAAACAAGCTCTGTTAAATGCTGTGAGAAGTGCAAAGAGATCTTCCACGTGTTCTATGAGAAAAACATGTCACAAGCTCTGTCATTAAACTGTCCATTATCAAATCGAAagagttcttaaaattttctaattcaaTTAGGTATATGATTAAAAAGTACCAACAAAAATTACCTATAggtttcttctttggaaatgtcagCAGGTATTTCCTACTTGAAAGATCTTCTAGACTTATGAAAAGTCTGCCACACCAAATATAATGATCTTCAGAAGAGTtaccattttccctctccctaaTTTGTAGCAGCACAATGcaacagaaatcaatgaatgcTAAAAGTGGTGAAAAAGGTGTTACAGCAGTAATGacttgcacacactctttctcagaTGCTTGTTCTCCAGCAGAGCTTTCCtcatccttctcctcttcctcttcttcttcctcttcctctccctcttcctcactaTCAATAGTCAACTTGATCCTTTTTGCCTCTGATCCTATTTCACATGGCACTGAGCGTGATGCTGGGGGAAAATCCCTACTCAACTTGATCACCCTATTGTGACACTTAATAAGTCGACAGCTGGAGCTATGAGCTTGATCCATTACCAGTGATAAAGTCACATGATTCAGGGACCTGTAAAAAATCCAGAGTTGAGTCCAAAAGCTCATTCTTTAGAATCAAAGAGATGATTAAATGCTacacaaacaataacaaaactataTCCTCTCTTTTCCTAGAAAGTATCATTTCAAATTATCAAAAAATTAAGTGCAAAaaccaaacacatttttaaagatccTGTAATAGCACATTTCTTGAAATAGGAAAGCCAACAACACTGTAAATACGTTGAACttcaggaaaataatttccttaggAGAAAGGAACAGTAAAATAatgctggattttatttttgaggtagctttcttccccccccaccccccgtttaGAGTAAAAATTGTATTCTATACTCCCCTAAATAACTTGAATAAACTCTACTTTTTAATATTGAACATTGTTTACCCCTCAGCAATGATAATGTTTTGGATacaatattgtgaaaattaatttcacctgtttccatttacatttttaacatggctgattagaacatttaaaattcctTATGTGGCtaacattatatttctgttggacacTGCTATTCTAGACCATCAAGATAATGTTATCATGATACTTACAGCTTCAAAGAAGATGTCGTTTTCACTCCAACAACCAAGCTATCATCTATTACACGGTACCATATCTTCTCTATTAGCCGTTCTGAATCTTGAAAATCATCTGGTATCTTTTCCTCAAAGGTGCAGACAGGGTTTTCTTCTTTACCACAAAGAGTAACAAGATGTGccttaaagaaaaacatgtttaataaCTTACTACCAAAAAAACTACCAATgtagcaaaactaaaaaaataatgtaaatcagCTTTCAGTCGGGCCTTAAagcttacatattttaaaatacactgtcATCTGCACCATACCATTTTATACTATAGGCTATATATAAATcactaaaacaaaatttatagaaCCTATATATAATAAACTATCTACTGAGACCAAGAAGCATGGCCTGACTGGAAACAAGATGGGGTATCCAACACAGAGCCAGCAAAGATATAAACTTGGAGTCCAAAATAACCTGATAATATATGTCCTGGGTGGGCTGAGAACAATCCAAAGATTATTAAAGTGACTTAGACTAAAATGATAACTGTAAAATTTTGTACAAATAAACCTGATTAAAAATCTTTAGACTGCTGATCAATCATGGCTAAAATTGTACTCTTAAAGTCCAGGCCACATTCACTCACTTCCACACATATATCGATTTATAACAACAATAGAAatggtgggaggaggagaaataataatcataatgatTCAGAACACTTACTGAATGCTTACTACGTGTCCAGCACTGTTCTCAGTGTTACTCAGGATTCAATCTGCTTAACCTTCACAAAACCCCCAGTACCTTAGTTAGGTAGTATTATTATGTACGTTTTCCAGGTAAGGAAGATAGGAggctaaggtcacacagctagcaagtggcagagctgggatttgaaccaaagTAGACTGGTTCCAGAGCCCATGTCCTATTTTAACCATTACTCTATACTGCCCCTCTATGTGGTAATTACTGAAAAAACGTCTGTAATATGTAATAAGATACACTTACATTATAGTAGGCTGAACAAGTTTCTAGGAATCTGATACCTTTGCCAGGAGCTGTGAGATTTGAGACAGGCCATTCATCTGAAACCTGGGGTAATTTTTACTGCCTGCcagaattgcttttaaaattaatcatgTAAACAGCCCAAAATGGTGCCTTGCACATAATTATTTCAGTGCATTAATTTCGAAacatttcttccccttttctaaTACTAGCAAAATCACTGGTATGAGGTGGGAAAGGGACATGGGGGAGACTTTTAACAATGACTTTCATGAGCTTTCCCAAGAGATTAGAACAGTAATACAGAAAAGCAACATGCTGTGCTTCTGTTATGATTCTTACATTAATGGAATCATATTTTGGACCCAAGTCCTCATGTTGCTAAGACTGAAATACAGACACAAGGCATAGACCGCTGCAAGACTGGTCAATCTAGAAGGAATTCCAAGCTAGGCACTAAGGTGACTTGAGGGAGTAAAATGTAGTATCAAGTTTCTCCATGTCCagcttttcttaatttatttgtaattttactacactgtctttctctgtatggaaCTAATGttcataaatactattttttatgaAGTTGAAGGAGTTTTTGGTAACCTTCTACACTACCGTATTGACATAAGTAATTGCAAGAACCTAAAGAGGTTCTTATGCTGGTCAACTATAAAGAACATtagagtaaaattataaaaagcagatataaacactaaaaaagcaCAGCAATTTGGGGGCATTAACTACAAGAATAAATAGCCTTAGAAATGAACACTGCAATAGATGAAAAGAACGATTATTATAATGATGAAATTATGTATTCATTAATAAAAGGTTACATAATGCTCAGTATATTCTGTTTAAGAAGtcagaaaatatataattcacTTAGGGGTGATTTCTATTGAAactacacaaataaaaatgtttaatagttAAATCTTTTAAACAAAAGGACTTGTTCCCCAAGGCTCCTGACAACTGGGATTTTAGTATCCTATAGATTAAGAATAATTTGCAAATTGGTAAAATACTGACTccttaatcaaatatttttaagtcacaAAAGTCCAGCATTATAATCCCTGCCACTTTGCTCCTTGCCTCCATTGAGTGGAATTTTCCAATATATCCAAATATTCCAATGTAAATAACTCTTCaagacccacaactatatgatcaactcatctttgacaaagcaggaaagaatatctaacggaaaaaagacagtctctccaacaaatggtgctaggaaaactggatggcaatatgcagaagaatggaacCGCACCACTGtcttacgccatacacaaaaatgaattcaaaatggatgaaaaacctaaatgtgagacaggaaaccatcaaaatcccagaggataACACAAAGAGGATAAacaaacctctttgacctcggccagaACAACTTACTAGACATGGtgccagagacaagggaaacaaaagcaaacattaactattgggacctcatcaagataaaaagcttctgcacagaaaaggaaacaatcaacaaatataaaaggcagcctacagaatgggagaagatatttgccaacaacatatctgataaagtgttagtatccaaaatctataaagagctcaccaaactcaacacccaaaaaacaaataatccagtgaagaaacgggcagaagacatgaataaacacttttccaaagaagacatccagatgggtaacagacacatgaaaagatgctccacatcactcatcataaggaaaatacaaatcaaaaccatggtgagataccacctcacatctgtcagaatggctaacatgaacaacacaagaaacaacaggtgttggcaaggattcagagaaaggggaaccctcctgcactgttggtggtgcAACTGGTGCAAAccggtgcagctactctggagaagAGTATGGACGTTTgtctcaagaaactaaaaacagaactacccaacaccccagcaattgcactattaggtatttacccaaaggatacaaaaatacagattcaaaaggggtacacgcaccccaatgtttatagaagcattagcaacaatagccaaactatggaaagagcccaaatgtccatcgactgatgaatggataaagatgtggtatgtaggtatgtacgtatatatatacacacacgtacatacatatacatacaatggaatattactcagccatcaaaaagaatgaaatcttgccatttacaatgaagtaggtggaactagaatgtattatgctaagcgaaatacgtcaatcagagaaagacaaataccatatgatttcactcctatgtggaatttaagaaccaaaacagataaatataggTGAAGCAggggaatgaaagagaagagactgaaataaaccacaggagactcttaatgacagaggaCAAACTATGAGTTGACAGAGGAaggtaggtgggagatgggctagatgggtgatgggtactaaggagggcacttgtaacacttgggtgtcatatgtaagtgatgaatcaccaaattccactactgaaactaatattacattttatgttaactaaaatttaaattttttaaaaaaggaaaaaactaaaaagtaaaaaaaaaaaaatgacttccaaTAGCTTGTAGATTTTCAATTCATAAAATGATACAATGGTCACATGATGAATTTTACCTTCTCTGCAGCTGATGTACTTTCATCTTTCCCTTGAATcaggtttattaaaattttccaatattttgaaataattttttccttaagcAAGAGATGCTGCTTTAATTCCTGAATAGAAGCCAATCCAACctgtaaagtagaaaaaaaaaaatcattgccagaGACATCATTTCAAATGAAGTCTGACAATACCATTAATTCAGAAAGTACTTTCTCCAAATTCGTTTATTAATTCATCTTTCCGTAGAAAAGCAGAGAATACTTCTCAGAGCAAaactattttctttgtaaatgttaagtaattataaaggaaaaaacagagcAAGTAACTGCAACAGAGTTTATATATCAAACTGAGAGAATGCCAATGTATTAGCATGCATTTCACCACTGAATTAAGTAATCAATCAATATGAACATGAATGTGTAATccatatgaataaaaattaaggCCTACCAACACTCCTATCCCCCacaagaaaactatttttctcGTTGCTGAAATAATTTCGGCTTCAAAAAGCAAAGACATCATTATGAGTAGAAATGGTCACTTTTAATTTGATACTATTTGAAATCCTGTTTAATATAACATCTAtagcaaatttatttatttattattagagagagagagagagagagagagagagagagacagcaccgGCATAcaagctgggaagaggggcagatggagagagaaccctaagcaggctccacgctcagcacagagcccaatgcagggcttgatcccatgacgctgggatcatgaactgagccaaaatcaagaatcagacgctcaactgactgagccacccaggtgcccctatagcaaATTTTAAAGATAACACATAGCCCCCAAACTGTTACAAGTTTAATTTTGTGCTAATAAACAGTGCTGGGGTcaactcttaactacagaaaacaaagactGGGCAAAGAGCAATCCATTCCTTTTATTATACCAGATAAATAGATTTCACTACTAAAGATGGAAcattcatgaaatatattttgctaCTGAAAATTTAAAGTCATGTCTTTGAACTTACAGAAGCTATTTCATTTCAGATGGATACCTGAGACTATTGAAGTATTAATCCAGCTTTTAATGTAACATGTTTTTCTATACTGGAAAACAAAACGCATCctgtttttaaattcctttctttcaAATTACAGTTAAAGTC
The window above is part of the Panthera tigris isolate Pti1 chromosome X, P.tigris_Pti1_mat1.1, whole genome shotgun sequence genome. Proteins encoded here:
- the FANCB gene encoding Fanconi anemia group B protein isoform X2, which produces MSSNEQERLLCYNGEVLIFRLSKRDVAGKGPAEIPILQVRRMVFDRGARAFIQKSTGFFMLKEENSHLKIVCCNCVSDFRIGINLPYVMIQCNKKNTFRYVLLFLHSTNKFEKRLSFRLSHELKDGVRVLNGPLVLWKRAEKFYCISSLNGKVMTVSVNFSSVQWAGEIENLGMVLLGPKACFLSEEGCTQKLSKSDYAIWKTTFCVYSLENEEVISDAYIIPPAYSSVVTCVHVCATENVNNQLRMSLIALTRKNQLISFQNGTPKSVCQLPFGDPCAVQLLDSGGGELFIVSFKSNDICAVWKKNFQVAAKWEKISSVLIDDFIGAGTEQVLLLFQDSLNSDCLSSFTVTDLGNINYSSETLDCNEDDLFEDKEGDHYLMIPPLERRLKVGLASIQELKQHLLLKEKIISKYWKILINLIQGKDESTSAAEKAHLVTLCGKEENPVCTFEEKIPDDFQDSERLIEKIWYRVIDDSLVVGVKTTSSLKLSLNHVTLSLVMDQAHSSSCRLIKCHNRVIKLSRDFPPASRSVPCEIGSEAKRIKLTIDSEEEGEEEEEEEEEEKDEESSAGEQASEKECVQVITAVTPFSPLLAFIDFCCIVLLQIRERENGNSSEDHYIWCGRLFISLEDLSSRKYLLTFPKKKPIEHVEDLFALLTAFNRACFQITSPSYSLTSMKTWLLDHMKCEVIQEFPEICFCKRPGSFYGTLFNWKQRTPFEGILIVYSRNQTVLFQCLHNLIGALPINCFLKKLKSGSEDFLIDHLASSLEKELVILGSLSSALVEVENNLVQSCEASKEKSSGVVAALSDRKENIHPYRKEFQREKTQTLGTNLKVSGALYREMTLKLAEVQLRSDLAAQKLAGL